The region gaagtgagtgggaggaaagtagagattgataaggtaatttgtaccttctcccttattggaaagtagttcatcatagaaatcagttccagtgattcctacaccaattagtgagaaagttaatgatgatgatcatgaaaattcagatcaagttgctaccgaaccttgtaggtcttccagagtaagatccggaccagagtggtacggtaatcctgttctggaagtcatgttactagaccatgatgaacctacgaactatgaggaagcgatgatgagcccagattccgcaaaatggcttgaggccataaaatctgagataggatccatgtatgagaacaaagtatggactttggttgacttgcttgatgatcagcaagccatcttaaataattggatcttcaagaggaagatggacactaatagtagtgttactatctagaaagctcgacttgttgcgaaaggtttttcgacaagttcaagatgttgaatacgatgtgattttctcactcataacgatgcttaagtctgtccgaatcatgttagcaattgccacattttatgaaatctggcaaatggatgtcaaaactgcattccttgaatggatatttcttaaaagaagtgttgtatatgatacaaccagaaggtttttttcaatcctaaaggtgttaacaaaatgtgcaagctccagtgatccatcaatggactggtgcaagcatctcagagttggaatatacgatttgatgagttgatcaaagcatatggttttatacagacttttgaagaagcctgtatttacaaagaaagtgagtgggagctctgtagcatttctaaaactatatgtagatgacatattgttgattggaaatgctatagaaattctggatagcataaaaggatacttgaataagagttttccgaaagaaagacctcggtgaagctgcttacacattgagcatcaagatctatagagatagatcaagacgcttgataagattttttcaatgagtacataccttgataagattttgaagtagttcaaaatagaacagtcaaagaaggacttCTTGccggtgttgcaaggtgtgaagttgagcaagactcaaaacccgaccatggcagaaaatagaaagagaatgaaaagtcattccctatgcctcagtcttaggttctataaagtatgttgtgttgtgtactagtcctattgtgtaccttgccataagtttggcaagggggtacaatagtgatctaagagtagatcaatggacaacggtcaaaattatccttagtgaggactaaagaaatgtttctcggtgatgggggtgataaaagagttcgtcgtaaagagttacgtcgatgcaagcttttacaccgatccagatgactctaagtctcaatctggatacatattgaaagtgggaccaattagctagagtagcaccgtGTAGAGCATTGAaggcatagaatatttgcaaaatacatacggctgtgtatgtgacagacccgttgactaaacttctctcacgagcataacatgatcataccttagtactctttgggtattaatcacatagcgatgtgaactagattattgactcagtaaacccttcgggtgttggtcacgtgacgatgtgaactatgggtgttaaccacatacagatgtggatattgatgttaaatcacatggtgatgtgaactagattattgactctagtgagagtgggagactgaaggaaatatgccctagaggcaataataaagttattatttatttccttatttcatgataaatgtttattattcatgctagaattgtattaaccgaaaacataatacatgtgtgaatatatagacaaacatagtgtcaacagtatgcctctacttgactagctcgttgatcaaagatgtttgagtttcctagccatagacacgagttgtcatttgattaacagggtcatatcattaggagaatgatgtgattgacttgacccattatgttagcttagcacttgatcgttttgtatgttgctattgctttcttcatgacttatacatgttcctatgactatgagattatgcaactcccgtttactggaggaacactttgtgtgctaccaaatgtcacaacgtaactgggtgattataaaggtgctctacaggtgtctccaaaggtacttgttgggttggcatatttcgagattaggatttgtcactccgattgtcggagaggtatctctgggcccactcggtaatgcacatcaatataagccttgcaagcattgcaactaatgagttagttgcgggatgatgtattacggaatgagtaaagagacttgccggtaacgagattgaactaggtattgagataccaacgatcgaatctcgggcaagtaacataccgacgacaaagggaacaactgttggacattatcaatgatgtgtatcagcaagtatgtgacttgtttgtgggactatgcattgtatgatgactgtcctaaaaggtccctagtcgaaagggttgtgtggacgcgcagccgactagactagcatatgacacggtcgatggcttggtctcactagccatggagcattggatgctaaccggataatatggacttggaaaggtctggtcgaattcgatgtagtcggatccgagtcgagataaggtccgagtcggacagacccaactatgagacgcagcgatatgtcctctgtgagtctctagtacaacataggttctatgtcctaagacctgagctgacgcatgtattcgggatggtgacagacttgctttgggccgaccaaatgctactccgtgactgggtagttacaaaggtaggtttcgggtttgtccagtcccatgctgcgagacatggtcgagcaagatgggatttgcccctccgatcaggagagatatactctgggcccctcgtgtgatccgaccaggataagcatggccatgcgacaaggattatgagataatccggatagtggtcggtatcactggaacgagaaagaggtcgggctcgcacaaggatgacaaactcgccttgagcccgacaacatatatcgtgtggcaaagggaacagaagtgtgacacgttgtacaggttcgcctaaccagcttgatagtctgcttggtggtcggcacgccttgctagaggtcgctaccaaccgtgcagatcggaggtgatccgaactgtgaccaagccgacttgaacctaaggggtcgcgcgcttaagggaaggaacctacgaggtcagtTCGTAGGACactagtcggatgtgatccgaactggactaggaacgtgaccgagtagactttgggctttagggtccatgcaaggcccaagtgttgagcctgcgacggacgcctatataaagtgggggtgcggcacactcatgtggttgatcgcttcggcgctgcaaCTAGGGTTTGCATATGTTGTGAAtatccacctccactcgccgccgactgtgtgatcggacctagcagtccgccgcacggtgttcctcctgcacgcgcggataccgttagaggcggtgcacctgcaccgctccggcgaacttgtacgtgggatcggacgaccggctgttcgagggagatcggacgaggaggagacgatccacgcggacatgctgccccaactcttcttccgctgcacagcactgcgcgtctagtggtaacgatctgtgatccatctcccgtagcatgttcctggatgttctgcgtgtaggaatttttaatttgcagttgatgcaccctaccgtagatcccaacaacaacatatgttgttatgcagttcgaccgataaagatcttcgtagaatatgtaggagccaatatgggcatccaggttccgctattggttattgaccagagagatgtctcggtcatgtcgacatagttctcgaacccgtagggtccgcacgcttaaagttcgttgacgatatagtattatatgagttatgtatgttggtgaccgaatgttgttcggagtcccggatatgatcacggacatgacgaggaactctgaaatggtctggagataaaatttgatatatgggataatagtgtttggtctccgaaagggttctggaattcaccgaaagaggtttcggatgtttcccgaaatgtttgggcatgagaacactttatttgggccaaaggggaaagcccacaaggtttttggaaagtgcaaaaggaagttttgcagagtccaggggctaGACGCTAGGGTCCCTGGCGTGTGGTTccagacaccgggaaccctggcgtctggccctggagtccgagaaggactcttgcctttcgggtgaaactgactttgtggaggcttttagtccaagtttcgaccccaaggctcaaactataaatagaggggcagggctagcaccaaagacacatcaagaaacaccaagccgtgtgccggcaaccccgtcccctctattttatcctccgtcatagtttccgtagtgcttaggcgaagccctgcggagattgttcttcaccaacatcgtcaccatgccgtcgtgctgccggaactcatctactacttcgcccgtcttgctagatcgagaaggcgaggacatcatcgagctgagcgtgtgctgaacacggaggtgtcgtacgttcggtacttgatcgggcagatcgtgaaggtgtacgactacatcaaccgcgttaataatGCTTCCgcctagcgatcttcaagggtatgaagatacactccccctctcgttgctttgcatcaccatgatcttgcgtgtgcgtaggaaatttttgaaattactacgtttcccaacacctaTAAGTTGCTCATCCTGCATCCACCCACCAAGAGCGTCAGTtagttgttcatgagcctgcttccacagaggctcctgaagctgaagaagttccagttgttgaccccaccgcagctgaagacattggtccccaagacaatgtaataGATGATGAAGTTTTTCCTAAGATCAAGCACAACATGGTATCATCGCTTGTTCTCacaaacagcgaaatcatcagcattggtcgtcccttgatgccaattgctcaggatgcatcatgggttgaTCGCCCCCAACCAGAAACTCCAAGTAGAAGCTCACCAGGTATTCCCCCACCTCAAGTCGCCGCTCCGGTGCTTGATGATGATGAATATGTGGTCCATCCAACTCCCACTCCAAGAGCGACGCCTGCATTCcgtaggcttcacaaaggaccaaggccacaagttgCTGTGTCGAGCGATCCAGAAGGAGAAGTACAACCCAACTCAGTAGCATGACAAGTGTTTTCTGAAACCACTCCTACTGTGATTGTCTCTAGGTCTGAAGCCAAAGTTGCTGAAGACatgccggctgcatcagccgatggaaATCAAGAACCCCGTGAAGAAGAGCGTGTTGCCACACACCCCACCAATCAAGAaaatgttctcgaggagaacgtgtatgtacccgaccctccagctactcaagtggaggttgaaaatactgaggcgaccaccaacaacactactgaagccaatgatgttgtcatggctgaagctaatgtggcgcctgctgTGAACATGATGTCTGAAGCCAATGACGCACCTGCCACCAATGTGCAGCCTGAAGCCCTTGGCAATGCCACTACTCCTGTAccgcctccaaggccacacaccattgagcaagcattttatcaaggcgagcttgtcactgtcagatggcccattctggttcctccgcctgctcccggacctaaatttgattatcatgtggagcacaggcctcaggttcagaagccaaaaccaaggttgccaaggtttccaggtactgcatctatGTCAGGATCGTTCAACGCAAATGGCTTTATTGAACACATGACTTTCTTTGATAGAGCCAAGAACCCATACTCTAAGCCCAGAATTTCAtctgattggttctggagctatcagcagcgcagctattattcctgtgtcttatacaatcaagggcgcatttttCCTCATATGCATCTTGACcgcgaagccattgctggtctgccctatttggaagaagccctagactgcttcagagatgctggcctTCTGCATTTCGTGACCGACAAGGAAAATTGGAACGAAGAGCTTCATTTACAATTCTATGCTACACTTCACACCCGCGGCTACAACAAGGACATCaaaacttggatccttgagtggatgataggcaatgtgcatcatgaagccaaagctcttgatctcattgagcttactggcctgcccactccaggtgaactatatgaacctggttgtcagcttcaccgcaatgcCTTAGAAAGCATAttccagaagcctgagcccaacatgagccaaatgctgagtatgatgaagcctctgccacaagatgctgaatatcctaaggaattctttgttgatgacctagagtatctgccccgcaccatctatcacattatcaggcgaaccctatggcccatcaaaggacattcctcTTCGGCAAATCTTGAAggctcaatgaagacattggtcttctatattctcaatgacaTCACCTTCAATGCTCGGGATTTCTTCATTCGTTAATTCGCTGCATCTGGCTCAGATATATTTGGTCTGAAATTctttgctccatgggtaatgcgccttatcaagcttcactctgctgtcaactatcagccctctgcgcgCAACCATcgcatattcttgccagaggttgatatgactATCTTAGCCATATactcagagcctgccaaggaggcaatTTATCCTCACAATGTCGATCGTCAAAGTTTCTCTCAACATGTTGAAGGAGTTCATGTTGCCACTcatgtttatcctttggctggaaatacACGTGCTCCTCATCGAGCccgtactgaagccactgaaagcactattgctcaaaggcctcggaagagatctcgtgtgctcaatgaccgagagcttctcgtggtcttgcatcagaaacacgataagcatcatttctggctgaagcgtcagatgcagagtctcttgatggatgttaatcgcattcgcgatctcgccaccaagaatgcatttgtcactcatgaaacctgtcggcgttcGTGGAAGAATCTGACACTACtcagttctgaagatgatcttccgcaagatggcttcacagagcgattcaagtttgattccactcctcccACGAATGATGTCttacgtcggactccctcactcgaaGATTCTGAGTACTCCTCTTTGGCAGCAATTGTTAATACCAGATTCATCGATGAtgtagacgatgctacttcaccaacaACCCCTTCAGCGCATATCGACGCTGCACcaggcccgtctgcaccaccaaactccaacgtcgaccctgctccttctgggaacaagtagacgctctatgtcttcaaacctttttggtcattactaacaaaaCGGGGAGAAGCGTATGGGTTGAGAGTCTTCAAGCGGttccttatgggtggttgcattattttgTTGCATTATTTTGCCAAGTCTTACAACTCTcatcttttgatacatttggttctctgagttgtaacacttaaacttgatggacgTCTGCTACTTTATTTGCGatcctgtgatgcgatgataaatcccgcatgcagtcattctgcagacgtccatttgtcattatgcatatcattatctttgtTACTCCTTATATGCATAatgcattgtcttcacactttgatgatggcctccacaaagcaaaacctgccatgtgcatttgcattcaaacgcaaatcatttatatgcacatctttagggggagcctcgTCTTATGTTGAAGACAATAATCACaacactaaactttcacatacttttatccccgttgaaaacttcaaccggtttgtcatcaatcaccaaaaagggggagattgtaagtgcgtctagtgccacccctagttggttttggagtattgacgacaaacttggttgagggactaatgtgtttgtgataattgtaggataacacagatagtagtcccatattgatttggtttacctaccatggatgacccctaaaaatatgtgaagacattgaagacaatggtggtctgtgaagacattcacgttgaagactatgacatgagaagacatctcgtgaagactatggagtgcgaatacATAGTTGTTTcgcagtttccttttcttctttgttgagtcataggaaccaccgtactgttaagtgggtccaagtgaacaaagttagagtgactgatgtgatgctcaaccaaatcctatgtcttcgagtgaagataatgagagcaaatcttatccagagctggatgagttagctttacttgtagcccaagtcaagctgccccgtgtgtttgaaatctgaccgttggaacatgtgtcagttccttagtgacccagggtcattttggacaaattaggCGGGTTGCcttctggctataaatagcccaccccctacaccataaattggtggctacttagagttagtgcacggcttttgtcgtttgagagcaacccacctccgaagctttgagagagagaatccttgcgaggaaaaATCCCAAaatacccagagccaaagagtgttaggcatcactgaattcTTTctatctgcgtgatctgaagacttattacacttgaggactgtgaatcctccagccggttaggcgtcgcgttctgagcatccaagagtcattgtggattgccggtgaacgaagtctgtgaaggtttggaagtctcccttgaagacttaccagagtgattgggcgaggactaagtgttcttagctcaaggggaataaggtgaagacgcggtcttctgagttaaatcttagcctccctagctagacgtacagttgtcacagcaactggaactggtcgaacaaatcccttgtcctcttcgagcaactggttctatcctacctctcttgctttacttacagtttgtcttcgtgaagtctttgcctacttgtcttatctgtttgacttcactatgtgaagaTAATTGTTTGTTTGGCTTCatctatcttccatcccgatccatgTTACCGAGCTAttcatagtcttcgtgctttcattacATTGCttgcttgactatggcttgtctagtgtaatcTACCTTTcgttgcatatcaataggttcatttctatcgtttgtcttcgaaacatccctgttttgaagactttcgtaaaaatcgcctattcacccccctctagtcgaatactagcactttcaaaagCAATCGGCCTATAAAACCATACCAATCCCACACACCCACACCATTTAGAAAAACGGAGCACCAACATGTGATACTGTAGCACCAATATAGTACGTGTTACCGTCGACGTAGGAAATTTCTCCACATAAGTATGAGTTGATTAGCAAGCAACACAAAATCGTGAAAGGTCCATCAAAACACAACATTATATGAATAAAAAACTCATGCTCCATCATCTTCCCTACTAACCAAACCAAATATTTCGtctgtttcaaaatataaggtgtatcagtttattgaaaagtcaaattaTTTTAACTTTGACTAAGTTCAAAGCCAAAAATATGGACACCCACAATACTAAATAAATGAAATATGAAAATGCATTCCATGATGAATCTAAGAATCCCATTTGATATTATGGATATCGGTATATTTTCACACAAATGTGGTCAGACTTAAAGAGGTTTGACATttcaaaaaactaatacaccttatattttgaaaaCCCAATGACATCAACGGCACAACAAAGTGTGCCCAACTCTTCTAGTGCTAATACCATATACTGTGTACCGGTAGTTAGCCAATTAGGATCGAGAAATCAAATCAAACACTTCATATTTGTTTGTATATGCATGTGCAATGAGAAGTTGTACAGTATGATTCCATTGTGTTCAAATGTAACATGCAGCTGTGTGATCAGAGCAGGAAAATAGAGTTCTAAATGTTTATAGCTTACGAACTCATTTCAGTCGACACTTCGAATATGCTTTGTGCTTTAAGATGCAATTGAATTGTCCACTAAAACTTGAACAAACATAGGGTGCCCCGTGAACTGTGATGAAGAAATGCGCAATAGTGCGTTGCGTGACCATCATCGGTTTAGCCTTTTTGGCTGAATCGGATTTTGGAAGGCATGATCTCATTTTTTTcacgaatacgcaaagcttgtgtATTTTTCATTGATAAAAGAAGTTGAAATGAGAATACAGAGAGGGTACATCACATGGCACAATCAAAGGGGGCGTAACACATGATGCTCGAAGCAGAGTGACATGGGATGCTCAGCCCAAAGAGGAGCTACAACACGGTGGTAAAGTACCGAATCCAACAGGAAACAACCCTAACCAAGGCTATGCCCCAACACTCGGAATCAAGTGAAACGGCACGAGCAAGCAAGACGACGCTTTAATGAAGGGGAATGACGTCGTGACACCGTCGTTGTCCGACCCGAGGAACTGGATATGGGGTTTCCCCCGGCGCTCGAAACTGAAGCAACTCATTGTTCCATGTAAATCACAGATCACAAGATATAGCCGACACGGCAAGGTATAGACAAAAGCAGTGTTGCTCGCTCTGTGGCCAACAACATGAATTAATCTCTCATCTACTCTGCCTGGGTGTGCTTCAGGTTGTTGGCCATAGAGCGGGCAACACTGCTTCTGTCTATACCTGGCCATCTGTCGGGCCGGGCCAGGCCTGCCAAAGCCCGATGCAAAAAACCCAGGCCCATACCTCgccgagccatcgggcctaaaaatcGGGCCCGAGCCCACCCATCACGCTAAAAGCCCGCCGGGCCTCGGGCCACGGGCCGGACCTCTTCCTTAAACGACGATTTTGACGGGCCCGGGCCTAGCCCAGCCCGGCtgtcgggctcaaaatctaggctcgAGCCCGGCCCGTGGTCAAGGTtgggccgggccgggtcgggctttttcgggctgggctgcccatggccagggcTACTTCTGTCTGCTATGCAGCGTGTCTGTTGCTGCTTTTTTCTTGGCAAGGTAATCGgagtttaatactccctccgttcctaaatataagtctttgtagagatttcactatggactacatacaaagcaaaatggatGAATCTACATTCTacaatgcatctacatacatccgtatgtggttcatagtggaatctctccaaagacttatatttaggaacggagggagtagtttattcaAAGTTCAGTAAAGAGGCACACTCGCTTAACTGAATGCGCTCCTAATAAAGAAGGAAGAATTCTTcattggcctttagtcccggttcatgaaccggactaaagggtcgttactaatgcctcccccctttagtctcggttctaacacgaaccaggactaaaggccgcggccacgtggagctccacttttagtcccagttggtaacaccaaccggtactaaaggaaattttatgaaaaaaaaattgaatttttttttaaattttttttattttcaaatttctgaattattttaacctctaatctctaatcaccacccctcatcactgctcaatttatcctctaatctctaatcacccctcatcattccaaatcatctaacttcccgaacggtcacccatcctcccactcccctagcctgagcacgcttaactttcgggttctattctccctcgtttccaagtctgcacttgttgttttcctgacaatagtaagatgtcaatcctattaaccctcaggaattttgcgtgagcatgaagtgacacatttcactgtttgagtttgaaactattgttttaaaaaacaataattatttagtaacactaatatttcttgaataattagtttgaccattgtttgaccacacagtttgaccacagtttgaccaaaattcaaaataactgaaataattatttagtaacactaatattgtagaataattagtttgaccattgtttgaccacagttttgaaattttttcgattttttccaaactttttcatccgagtcagtatgcaaaagttatgcccattttactaaataatagagagattttgcaaataaagtcgaaatatatatttgcaaattttctcaacaactagaccacatattacatgggaaacttatttttttattttttttgacattttcaacattttcttttatttttttaaaactgaaaaagcgatccaggggggtggagtttgaaaatgtgacctttagtaccggttcgtgccatgaaccgataCTAATGCCTCAAATCCcagtagtaccggttggtggcttgaaccgggactaaaggtctaatctttagtcccggttggtgccacaaaccggtactaatgggcatcgcaccctttagtcccggttcgtgacactaaccgggactaaaaggtccagacgaaccgggacaaatggcccacgtgaccCCTggacgcacgaaccgggactaatgccccaattagtcccggttctagactgaaccgggactaatgggctaaactatggtggaccaaagccctcttttctactagtgccctccaccatcgtgggagTTTCTTAGCGCCAAATCTTTCATTCTTTCTTCTACCATTTATGCAGCTATCCGTCCAGAAATTGGTTGCGCAGCCCACCTCGACATAGGATTTAGAAACTGACTCTAGAATGGGCACGAAATTGGAGCGGGAAACCCCATCGCCAAAACAACACAAATGGCGGCATCGCGAGGATACAGTTTTCAGTTGCCCACCAAACTCCCACGACTGAATTCAAAACGAGTGGGAAATTTCGCCGCCAAAACGAAATTCCGTCCAATCTTTTTGGGCGCTATACGAAATTGGAGCGGGAAATCCCATAGCCAAATATTTCAAACACGCGCCAACGGAGTTGATTTCCACTTACCTTCGCGACTGACCGCCCAagcccctggatggatggatggaatTCACAGGACAAACCCACCCGTAAAGATCCAAATCTCAGCTTCGAGCTGAAGCACGCCCATACATTCCCATCCCAGCTACTCCGACATAACTAGGCAGTGGCCACCTACGCCTTGGCTGGATTTGGCGGTCTTCTTTGGCGACTTGGGCTCCTTGGGGGACTTCTCGGTCGCCTTCTTGGGGAGCAGCACCGGGTTGATATTGGGGATCACGCCGCCGTGGGCGATGGTGACGCCGGCGAGCAGCCTGCCGAGCTCCTGGTCGTTCCTGACGGCGAGCAGCAGGTGGCGGGGGACGATGCGGCTCTTCTTGTTGTCCTTGGCGGCGTTGCCCGCGAGCTCCAGCAGCTCGGCGGGGAGGTACTCGAGGACGGCCGCGAGGTAGACGGGTGCGCCGGAGCCGACGCGCTGCGCGTAGCGGCCCTTCTTGAGGAAGCGCCCGATGCGGCCGGTGGGGAACTGGAGCCCGGCCTTGACAGACCGCGACACGGACTTCTTCCTGGGGCCTCCGGCCTTGCGCCCGGCCGCGCCC is a window of Triticum dicoccoides isolate Atlit2015 ecotype Zavitan chromosome 2B, WEW_v2.0, whole genome shotgun sequence DNA encoding:
- the LOC119366218 gene encoding histone H2A-like; its protein translation is MDASATVAAGKAKKGAAGRKAGGPRKKSVSRSVKAGLQFPTGRIGRFLKKGRYAQRVGSGAPVYLAAVLEYLPAELLELAGNAAKDNKKSRIVPRHLLLAVRNDQELGRLLAGVTIAHGGVIPNINPVLLPKKATEKSPKEPKSPKKTAKSSQGVGGHCLVMSE